A single genomic interval of Flavihumibacter rivuli harbors:
- a CDS encoding lipase family protein has product MKVCWTILFFLLPFLSLGQALKPGFDVKEYQEILGLIDNQNAFFDTLSKRIPVGEGYKFVYKSSEVGLKNQWNYWRRDDGTGVVVIRGTVPDQVSWLENFYAAMIPAKGKLQINDSTVFEYQFADDSRAAVHVGWTIGVAHIGPAIAKMMEEEYKNGITDFIICGHSQGGALSYLVRSYLEYKLPFRKDIRLKTYCSAAPKPGNLYFAYDFDFMNKGGWAFRVVNAADWVPETAFSIQTLKDMNPVNPFMDVTSSLKSQKALVRWYLKGVYNKMNRSTLKAEKKYRKYLGDMVNKQIRKVLPQLKEPDYVNSLSYMPAGVQVVLPNEPAYFEKYVFTGKNIFVHHGLRPYLELSGKYYLNN; this is encoded by the coding sequence ATGAAAGTTTGCTGGACCATTTTATTTTTTCTCCTGCCCTTTCTTAGTTTAGGTCAGGCCTTAAAGCCAGGTTTTGACGTGAAGGAATACCAGGAGATCTTAGGTTTGATTGATAACCAGAATGCCTTCTTTGATACCCTAAGTAAGCGGATACCGGTTGGGGAGGGGTACAAATTCGTGTATAAAAGTTCGGAGGTTGGTTTAAAGAACCAATGGAATTATTGGCGTCGCGATGATGGAACAGGTGTTGTGGTGATTAGGGGTACTGTTCCAGACCAGGTTAGTTGGTTGGAGAATTTTTATGCTGCCATGATACCTGCAAAAGGAAAACTTCAGATCAATGACAGTACCGTGTTTGAATACCAGTTTGCTGATGATAGCCGAGCTGCGGTTCATGTTGGCTGGACTATAGGTGTGGCCCATATTGGACCTGCTATTGCCAAAATGATGGAGGAAGAATATAAGAATGGGATAACGGATTTTATCATCTGTGGCCATAGTCAGGGAGGTGCCCTTTCTTATTTGGTCAGGAGTTACCTTGAATATAAGTTACCGTTCAGGAAGGATATCAGGTTAAAGACTTATTGCAGTGCAGCTCCCAAGCCTGGTAACCTTTATTTCGCCTATGATTTCGATTTTATGAATAAGGGTGGTTGGGCATTCCGGGTGGTTAATGCTGCTGATTGGGTACCGGAGACGGCATTTTCCATCCAAACCTTAAAAGATATGAATCCTGTTAATCCATTTATGGATGTTACCAGTTCGCTTAAAAGCCAGAAGGCTTTAGTAAGGTGGTATCTGAAAGGCGTTTACAATAAGATGAACAGGTCAACCTTAAAGGCTGAAAAGAAATACCGAAAGTACCTTGGTGATATGGTAAATAAGCAGATCAGGAAGGTGCTTCCTCAATTGAAGGAACCTGATTACGTCAATAGTTTAAGTTATATGCCTGCTGGTGTGCAAGTTGTTCTACCCAATGAACCAGCTTATTTCGAGA